In a genomic window of Phalacrocorax aristotelis chromosome 8, bGulAri2.1, whole genome shotgun sequence:
- the GCSH gene encoding glycine cleavage system H protein, mitochondrial, with amino-acid sequence MAWRAVRRVGPVLVPRCPRLSPPPLRVPAARRLATSSLVLSARKFTDKHEWISVENGIGTVGISNFAQEALGDVVYCSLPEVGTKLSKHDEFGALESVKAASELYSPLSGEVTEINAALADNPGLVNKSCYQDGWLIKMTVENPAELDELMNEEAYEKYIKSIED; translated from the exons ATGGCGTGGCGAGCGGTGCGGCGGGTCGGGCCCGTACTGGTGCCGCGCTGCCCGCGCCTCTCGCCGCCGCCACTGCGGGTGCCGGCGGCCCGGAGGCTGGCCACCAGCTCGCTGGTGCTGTCCG cCCGCAAATTCACAGACAAGCATGAATGGATATCAGTTGAAAATGGCATTGGAACAGTAGGAATCAGCAATTTTGCACAG gaagcATTAGGGGATGTTGTTTACTGTAGTCTTCCAGAAGTTGGGACAAAATTGAGTAAACATG ATGAGTTTGGAGCTTTGGAAAGTGTGAAAGCTGCTAGTGAACTGTATTCTCCTCTCTCGGGAGAAGTGACTGAGATTAATGCTGCCCTTGCAGATAATCCAGGGCTCGTCAATAAATCATGTTATCAAGATG GTTGGCTGATCAAGATGACTGTGGAAAACCCTGCTGAACTTGATGAACTGATGAATGAAGAAGCCTATGAGAAATACATAAAATCCATTGAGGACTGA